The Desmonostoc muscorum LEGE 12446 genome includes a region encoding these proteins:
- a CDS encoding SDR family oxidoreductase has product MTSLENQIILITGASSGIGTACARIFAGAGAKLILAARRLERLQQLADTLAQDFNTEVHLLELDVRDRSAVESAISTLPPSWSDIDILINNAGLSRGLDKLHEGSFEDWEEMIDTNIKGLLYLSRYVVPGMVSRSRGHVVNLGSIAGHQTYPGGNVYCGTKAAVRAISEGLKQDLLGTPVRVTSVDPGMVETEFSQVRFHGNSQRANQVYQGLTPLTADDVADVIFFCVTRSPHVNINEVVLMPVDQASATLVNRRTEK; this is encoded by the coding sequence ATGACTTCCCTAGAAAATCAAATTATTTTAATTACTGGTGCTAGCAGTGGTATTGGTACTGCTTGTGCGAGAATCTTTGCTGGTGCGGGTGCAAAACTGATCTTAGCAGCACGGCGGTTAGAACGTTTGCAGCAACTCGCAGATACTCTTGCTCAAGATTTTAATACTGAAGTCCATTTGTTAGAGCTAGATGTGCGCGATCGCTCTGCTGTGGAATCTGCCATCTCTACTCTACCTCCCTCCTGGTCTGACATCGATATTCTGATTAACAATGCTGGTTTGAGTCGTGGTTTAGACAAGTTACATGAAGGTAGTTTTGAAGACTGGGAAGAAATGATTGATACCAACATTAAGGGTTTACTTTATCTCTCCCGTTATGTCGTTCCAGGAATGGTAAGTCGGAGTCGCGGTCATGTGGTAAATTTAGGTTCAATTGCCGGACATCAAACTTATCCTGGTGGTAATGTCTACTGTGGTACGAAAGCTGCGGTGAGGGCAATTTCCGAAGGTTTAAAACAAGATTTGTTGGGTACTCCTGTACGCGTAACTTCCGTTGACCCTGGTATGGTAGAAACGGAATTTAGCCAGGTGCGGTTTCACGGGAATAGTCAACGTGCTAATCAAGTTTACCAGGGACTTACCCCCCTGACCGCAGATGATGTGGCTGATGTGATATTTTTCTGCGTCACGCGATCGCCCCATGTCAATATTAATGAAGTTGTGCTGATGCCTGTTGACCAAGCTAGCGCTACCTTAGTTAACCGACGCACAGAAAAATAA
- a CDS encoding NADAR family protein, translating to MTIYFYKVWQPYGCFSNFSCHGIHIQGAYWPTVEHYYQAQKFVGSKDAVIIPLIHAAPTPEEAAALGRCSTRQLRRDWDLVKTQVMREAVLKKFLTHTDIREVLLKTGDELLVENSPTDYFWGCGANKTGQNHLGKILISVREEIRKLLSLTVIHE from the coding sequence ATGACCATTTACTTTTATAAGGTTTGGCAGCCTTATGGCTGTTTTTCTAACTTTTCTTGCCACGGAATTCACATCCAGGGTGCTTACTGGCCAACAGTTGAGCATTATTATCAAGCCCAAAAGTTTGTTGGCAGTAAGGATGCAGTAATTATACCTTTAATTCATGCCGCCCCCACCCCCGAAGAAGCTGCTGCTTTGGGAAGATGTAGTACTCGCCAACTACGTCGAGACTGGGATTTGGTTAAAACTCAAGTTATGCGAGAAGCTGTACTCAAAAAGTTTCTCACTCATACTGATATTAGAGAAGTTCTTTTGAAGACAGGTGATGAGTTATTGGTTGAAAACTCGCCAACCGATTATTTTTGGGGTTGTGGCGCTAATAAAACTGGACAAAACCATCTCGGTAAAATTCTCATAAGTGTTCGTGAAGAAATCCGTAAGTTACTATCTTTAACGGTAATTCACGAATAA
- a CDS encoding GAF domain-containing sensor histidine kinase, with translation MTFTDKPNWLQQSLDQESLLHRMTKQIRRSLDLQEILTTTVAQVRLFLGTDRVKVYRFDADGSGEVIAESIHEQRLSSLLGLRFPVHDIPQEAREMFLVAGQRSIVDVTNGKIGLSPLQSKETGKRLETNIYYRQVDPCHIEYLKAMGVQSSLVVPILNYDLKEESAKPQLWGLLVSHHAEHRRILKRELRLVQQVADQVAIAIAQSHLFTEAIAQQQREATINRVTTLLHKLPTIQLQGALEEVITAFDGIGGRLYIEQTEELYTWGEQPKLPFELGNSIIEQHSMWQNWMAESKPGNIWTTADLYKEPRLRVLALGFRSTQIRGLMVIPLHYREKFIGVLSIFRSEFDTEILWAGRCEDNRRQLLPHLSFEVWREQKKGHAREWNAEDISLARALYDHFSMAIQQQQMYKQVQALNSNLELRVQEQTGELEKSLLFTKVLKQVTDQIRSTLDLETTLQAIVREVRSLLNSDRVLIFQIKSKSVIVEEINGSWQSVLGVKAPPDCFPDEFINLYFQGRVRAVNNVSAFSLSACHRDFLQSLQVQANLIVPINIGMQVWGLLIAHQCDAPRNWQDAEIDLLQQLGDQAAIAIQQAQLYEQTSSAETEARNQAAQLEHTLHQLQETQTKLIHTEKMSALGQLVAGIAHEINNPVNFIYGNLCHASEYTEQLLEILRLYQLHYPRPHSEIRAAIEAIDFDFLVEDLPKIMDSMQVGSDRIRSIVLSLRNFSRLDESENKRVDLHEGIDNTLLILQHRLKANPEFRGIEVIKDYGNIPGVECYAGQMNQVFMNIISNAIDALVMSNGEWGVGRWGNEENKQCPTPTIHISTKVSADNSRVLIRISDNGPGMTQEVKKRIFDPFYTTKPVGKGTGLGLAISYQIIVEKHAGIMECISEPGQGTEFWIEIPVKSPTTINSQP, from the coding sequence ATGACATTTACCGATAAACCAAACTGGTTGCAGCAAAGCTTAGACCAAGAAAGTTTACTACACCGGATGACAAAACAGATCAGGCGATCGCTGGATCTCCAAGAGATATTAACGACCACAGTTGCCCAAGTACGATTATTTTTGGGTACAGATCGGGTCAAGGTGTATCGGTTTGATGCTGATGGTAGTGGTGAAGTTATTGCTGAATCTATTCATGAGCAGCGTCTATCATCTTTATTGGGGTTACGCTTTCCAGTTCATGATATTCCACAAGAAGCCAGAGAGATGTTTCTGGTAGCAGGCCAACGTTCCATTGTAGATGTGACTAATGGCAAAATTGGGCTATCACCTCTACAGTCAAAAGAAACTGGAAAACGCCTAGAAACTAATATTTACTATCGCCAAGTAGACCCTTGCCATATTGAATATTTAAAAGCAATGGGCGTGCAGTCTTCGTTAGTAGTGCCAATTTTAAATTATGACCTCAAAGAAGAATCGGCAAAACCCCAATTGTGGGGATTGTTGGTATCTCATCACGCCGAACACCGAAGGATTTTAAAGCGAGAACTGAGATTAGTGCAGCAAGTTGCCGACCAAGTAGCGATCGCCATCGCTCAAAGTCACCTATTCACTGAAGCGATCGCCCAGCAACAACGAGAAGCTACTATTAACCGAGTCACCACACTATTACATAAACTGCCAACAATTCAATTACAGGGGGCACTAGAAGAAGTGATTACTGCCTTCGATGGTATAGGTGGCAGGCTTTATATTGAACAGACCGAAGAATTATACACCTGGGGCGAGCAACCGAAACTACCGTTCGAGTTAGGAAATAGTATTATCGAACAGCATTCCATGTGGCAAAACTGGATGGCTGAGTCTAAACCGGGTAATATTTGGACAACTGCTGACCTTTATAAAGAACCGCGTTTGCGAGTTTTAGCTTTAGGGTTTCGTTCTACTCAAATTCGGGGATTGATGGTGATTCCCCTACACTACCGCGAAAAATTTATCGGTGTATTAAGCATTTTTCGCTCTGAATTTGACACAGAAATTTTGTGGGCGGGACGGTGTGAAGACAATCGGCGTCAATTACTACCGCACCTTTCTTTTGAGGTTTGGCGAGAGCAAAAAAAGGGGCACGCGCGTGAGTGGAACGCAGAAGACATTTCATTAGCCCGAGCTTTGTACGATCATTTTTCAATGGCAATTCAGCAGCAGCAAATGTACAAACAGGTACAAGCCCTCAATTCCAACCTAGAACTGCGGGTGCAAGAGCAAACTGGTGAACTAGAAAAATCATTACTATTCACTAAAGTACTCAAGCAAGTCACAGACCAAATCCGCAGTACACTAGACTTGGAGACAACCCTCCAAGCTATCGTTCGGGAAGTTCGATCGCTGCTCAATTCAGACCGGGTGTTGATTTTCCAAATCAAAAGTAAATCGGTGATTGTGGAAGAAATTAATGGCAGTTGGCAGTCTGTTTTAGGAGTGAAAGCACCGCCAGATTGTTTTCCGGATGAGTTTATTAATCTATACTTTCAGGGTAGGGTACGGGCTGTTAACAATGTATCAGCTTTTTCTTTGAGTGCTTGTCATCGAGATTTTTTGCAAAGTCTGCAAGTGCAAGCCAACTTAATTGTTCCGATTAACATAGGTATGCAAGTATGGGGATTACTGATTGCCCATCAATGCGACGCTCCCAGAAATTGGCAGGATGCAGAAATTGATTTATTGCAACAACTAGGAGATCAGGCTGCGATCGCCATTCAACAAGCACAACTCTACGAACAAACTTCTAGTGCCGAAACTGAAGCCAGAAATCAAGCTGCACAGTTAGAACATACTCTGCATCAACTCCAAGAAACACAGACAAAATTGATTCACACTGAGAAAATGTCTGCCTTAGGACAGTTGGTGGCGGGTATCGCCCACGAAATCAATAACCCCGTTAACTTTATTTACGGTAATCTCTGCCACGCCAGTGAATATACTGAACAACTGCTGGAAATTTTACGCCTCTACCAATTACATTATCCCCGCCCCCATAGTGAAATTCGCGCTGCCATCGAAGCGATCGATTTTGATTTTTTGGTAGAAGACCTCCCGAAAATCATGGACTCAATGCAAGTAGGAAGCGATCGCATCCGTTCAATAGTGCTGTCGTTACGCAATTTTTCTCGCTTAGATGAGTCTGAAAACAAGCGCGTTGACCTCCATGAAGGCATTGACAACACTTTATTAATTTTGCAACACCGCCTGAAAGCAAATCCTGAATTTCGAGGCATTGAAGTCATCAAAGATTATGGCAACATACCAGGAGTGGAATGCTATGCCGGCCAAATGAATCAAGTATTCATGAATATTATCAGCAATGCTATAGATGCTTTGGTAATGAGCAATGGGGAGTGGGGAGTAGGAAGATGGGGAAATGAGGAGAATAAGCAATGCCCAACACCCACTATCCACATTTCCACTAAAGTTTCAGCAGACAACTCTCGTGTGTTGATTCGTATTAGTGACAATGGACCTGGAATGACTCAAGAGGTGAAAAAGCGAATTTTTGACCCGTTTTATACTACCAAGCCTGTGGGTAAAGGCACAGGACTAGGATTGGCAATCAGCTATCAAATTATTGTAGAAAAACATGCTGGAATCATGGAGTGCATTTCAGAACCAGGCCAAGGTACAGAGTTCTGGATTGAAATTCCCGTCAAGTCTCCAACGACGATTAATAGTCAACCGTAA
- a CDS encoding PEP-CTERM sorting domain-containing protein produces MKSIRNQIKATVAVAAFSSMATFINVNSADAASFELNWLGDKGYSAKGQFSYDDSFPGSIVTKEQLTDFAISFFDPQGTLLQNFQYDFPQADNSFNFNFDTVTKTVLQTGNFDTPNGFDLGIDFATDVTGLDFYTYLNAEQGLPTAKIFLKDDLSPEVCDTYPDCRLDFGGKLTATAIPEPGVISGLLVVGFLSRVLKKKPAST; encoded by the coding sequence ATGAAAAGCATTCGTAACCAAATCAAAGCTACAGTAGCTGTTGCCGCTTTCAGTTCTATGGCTACTTTCATAAATGTCAATAGTGCTGATGCTGCTTCTTTTGAGCTTAATTGGCTCGGAGATAAAGGTTATTCAGCCAAGGGACAATTCAGCTATGACGATAGTTTTCCGGGAAGCATCGTCACCAAAGAACAACTGACTGATTTTGCCATTTCTTTCTTTGACCCACAAGGAACTTTATTGCAAAATTTCCAATACGATTTTCCCCAGGCGGATAATAGTTTCAATTTCAATTTTGATACAGTTACAAAGACTGTTCTACAAACAGGCAACTTTGACACGCCGAATGGTTTTGATTTGGGAATTGACTTTGCAACAGATGTGACAGGGTTAGATTTCTATACCTACCTAAATGCCGAACAAGGATTGCCGACGGCTAAGATTTTCTTAAAAGATGATCTTTCACCGGAAGTATGCGACACATACCCAGACTGTAGGTTGGATTTTGGGGGTAAGTTGACAGCAACTGCGATTCCTGAACCTGGTGTAATTTCTGGACTTTTGGTAGTTGGTTTTCTGAGTAGAGTTCTCAAGAAAAAGCCAGCATCTACATAA
- a CDS encoding alkaline phosphatase PhoX gives MKLSRRRFFTLAGTSAAGTLLASPLEGLLARQANGHPVFGKGYGPLVPDPNGLLDLPAGFQYRTFSLTDELMNDGTKVPGGHDGMAAFPGPKGTVILVRNHELSPTSGTKVEGPHPYDPFCKGGTTNLVVGANRQLIKHFASLSGTYRNCAGGITPWGSWISCEENTSTPTSFPVGNRNYVSKFHGYNFEVPASTTTPVKPEPLIAMGRFNHEAVAVDPKTGIVYETEDSGNSLFYRFIPKVRGKLKEGGTLQALKFKDIYQAQTFADFPKRKPFKVEWVTITEPNPPQDTVRQEGFAKGAAQFARGEGIWYGNGEFYFCCTSGGALGLGQVWRYIPEKETIELFVESTSAAELENPDNIVISPYGDLILCEDGDDEQFLVGVTPKGELYQFARNALNTNEFAGACFSPDGKTLFVNIQTPGITFAIWGPWKRS, from the coding sequence ATGAAGTTATCTCGACGTAGATTCTTTACATTAGCGGGCACGAGTGCTGCTGGTACTTTGCTAGCCTCTCCTTTAGAAGGTCTTCTTGCTAGACAAGCCAATGGTCACCCTGTATTTGGTAAAGGTTACGGGCCACTTGTACCAGATCCCAATGGTTTGTTAGATTTACCAGCGGGATTTCAGTATCGAACTTTTTCTCTCACAGACGAGCTGATGAACGATGGTACTAAAGTGCCTGGTGGTCATGATGGTATGGCGGCTTTCCCTGGTCCGAAAGGCACAGTTATTTTGGTTCGTAATCACGAACTTAGTCCTACTTCTGGGACAAAAGTCGAAGGGCCACATCCTTACGACCCATTTTGCAAAGGTGGTACGACGAACTTAGTTGTTGGAGCTAATCGCCAGCTAATCAAACACTTTGCTTCTTTAAGTGGAACCTATCGTAACTGTGCAGGTGGAATAACTCCTTGGGGTTCATGGATTAGTTGTGAAGAGAACACCTCTACTCCAACTTCCTTCCCGGTAGGTAATAGAAACTATGTCTCGAAATTCCACGGCTATAACTTTGAAGTTCCAGCTAGCACCACTACTCCTGTGAAGCCGGAACCTCTCATAGCTATGGGACGATTTAACCATGAAGCTGTTGCGGTAGACCCCAAGACAGGAATTGTCTATGAAACTGAAGATTCGGGAAATAGTCTTTTCTACCGTTTTATCCCGAAAGTACGGGGCAAGTTAAAAGAAGGAGGTACTCTTCAGGCTTTAAAATTCAAAGACATCTATCAAGCACAAACATTTGCAGATTTCCCCAAACGCAAGCCGTTTAAAGTAGAGTGGGTGACTATTACAGAGCCAAATCCGCCTCAAGATACTGTAAGACAAGAAGGTTTTGCAAAAGGAGCAGCCCAGTTTGCCCGTGGGGAAGGTATCTGGTACGGTAACGGTGAATTTTACTTTTGCTGCACGAGTGGTGGTGCTTTAGGGCTTGGTCAAGTCTGGCGCTACATTCCAGAGAAAGAAACAATTGAATTGTTTGTTGAGTCTACATCTGCTGCCGAACTAGAAAATCCAGATAACATAGTTATCTCACCCTATGGCGATCTCATCCTTTGTGAAGATGGAGATGATGAGCAGTTCTTAGTAGGTGTTACTCCCAAAGGTGAACTCTATCAATTCGCCCGTAATGCTTTAAATACAAACGAGTTCGCCGGTGCTTGCTTCTCACCTGATGGTAAAACTTTGTTCGTCAACATCCAAACTCCCGGTATTACTTTTGCAATCTGGGGTCCTTGGAAGAGGTCATAG
- a CDS encoding DUF2358 domain-containing protein, translating into MEQVIETLKQDLPTLFEKDISYDIYTQDIYFKDPVNTFKYKFNYRIIFWTLRFHARLFFSQIYFDVHDVKQSAEDTILVNWTVRGVLRVPWRAPLLFNGYSTYKLNKDNLIYEHIDTWDRKPTEILNQFWQRGETAS; encoded by the coding sequence ATGGAACAAGTAATTGAAACTCTCAAACAAGATTTACCGACGCTTTTTGAAAAAGATATTTCCTATGATATTTATACACAGGATATCTATTTTAAAGACCCCGTGAATACATTTAAATACAAATTTAATTATCGCATTATATTTTGGACTTTGCGATTTCACGCCCGACTATTTTTTAGCCAAATTTACTTTGATGTACATGATGTAAAACAGTCTGCTGAAGATACAATTTTAGTAAATTGGACAGTGCGGGGAGTGTTGCGTGTTCCCTGGAGGGCACCTTTGCTTTTTAATGGCTATTCAACTTATAAACTCAACAAAGATAATTTGATATACGAACATATTGACACTTGGGACAGAAAGCCAACAGAGATTTTAAACCAGTTTTGGCAAAGGGGAGAAACAGCTAGTTAG
- a CDS encoding transposase, with product MLGFVHLFLPPYSPQMNRIEDEWLHLKRDQQDGRVFEDEYELAIALIEDINHRAKQGQYQVERFMFN from the coding sequence CTGCTTGGGTTTGTACATCTTTTTTTACCTCCCTATAGTCCCCAAATGAATCGCATTGAAGACGAATGGTTGCATCTCAAGCGCGATCAGCAAGACGGCCGAGTTTTTGAAGATGAATATGAATTAGCGATCGCTCTTATTGAGGATATAAATCATAGAGCCAAGCAAGGTCAGTATCAAGTTGAGCGTTTTATGTTTAATTAG
- a CDS encoding VOC family protein, with the protein MKPEITLHLWKLLWQAYSTRVNHARTYQQMITAAGGNVANDHIAFRSLRLFVDSPQGRLNLGIDYLGQIAEALGYLAAGEYTFAQTHLYARHYHHPQEEELNLPKLFISELIVDELPSNIAQIISQTVSSIQYKLTSPVNSLLEKEENIETIAKQLQKIFTRPWLPPRRSIVEEVNQVTQYGAWVLLHGYAVNHFTGYVNGQNTPEYPDIDTTASSLAKLGVPMKAEIEGNVASGLRQTATQAITEMVTVLDDNSGAEIQIPWTYAYYEIAQRYPVEVEPGKQVLFDAFLGSNAQQLFEMTRLSK; encoded by the coding sequence ATGAAACCCGAAATAACCCTGCATCTATGGAAATTACTCTGGCAAGCATACAGCACCAGAGTAAATCATGCCCGTACCTACCAGCAAATGATTACTGCTGCGGGTGGGAATGTCGCCAACGACCACATCGCCTTTCGGTCATTGCGTCTATTTGTAGATAGCCCACAGGGTAGGCTTAACCTGGGCATTGACTACCTTGGACAAATTGCAGAAGCTTTAGGTTACTTAGCGGCTGGAGAGTATACTTTTGCTCAAACTCATCTGTATGCCCGTCATTATCATCATCCTCAGGAAGAAGAATTGAACTTACCCAAACTCTTTATCAGCGAGTTGATTGTTGATGAATTACCTAGCAATATTGCTCAAATAATCTCTCAAACAGTATCTTCAATTCAATATAAACTCACCTCACCTGTTAATTCTCTTCTCGAAAAAGAAGAAAACATTGAAACCATTGCCAAACAACTCCAAAAAATATTTACCCGCCCTTGGCTACCTCCCCGGCGTTCTATTGTCGAAGAGGTGAATCAGGTTACTCAGTATGGGGCTTGGGTATTGCTGCACGGTTATGCTGTCAACCATTTCACAGGCTATGTTAACGGCCAGAACACCCCAGAATATCCAGATATAGACACTACTGCCAGTAGTTTGGCTAAGTTGGGTGTACCAATGAAAGCAGAGATAGAGGGAAATGTTGCCAGTGGTTTGCGGCAAACGGCAACTCAAGCAATAACGGAAATGGTAACGGTGTTAGATGATAACAGTGGTGCAGAAATTCAGATTCCTTGGACTTACGCCTACTATGAAATTGCCCAGCGCTATCCAGTAGAAGTGGAACCTGGAAAGCAGGTACTTTTTGATGCTTTTTTAGGAAGTAATGCTCAGCAATTGTTTGAAATGACGCGTTTATCTAAGTAG
- a CDS encoding acetyl ornithine aminotransferase family protein produces the protein MLSIPVNLNLPRTPRLITSLPGTRAQAIIQRDRAVTSPSYTRDYPLVISRGEGCMVEDVDGNVFLDMTGGIAVTATGHAHPEVVKAIQEQSARLLHMSGTDFYYEPMVELAEKLAVRAPFPQPQNNAAFPAKVFFTNSGAESNEGAIKLARYYTKRSLIIAFLGAFHGRTYGAMSLTGSKAVQRANFGPLVPGVTHIPYGTHASLDYLEKQLFTTVLPPQEVAAIVVEAIQGEGGYIVPEDGFLKRIREICDRHGILMVVDEVQAGMGRTGRLFAIEHWGVMPDIITTAKGIASGLPLGAILARPELMTWPPGSHATTFGGNPVACAAGIATLKLLESGLMTNATEMGELLQTGLTELHHKFPRVSPPRGKGLMVAVDLLDEAGNLDNKLRDRIIQESFLRGLLLLGCGKAAIRFCPPLVIDSDQIQTALQILSDIL, from the coding sequence ATGTTAAGTATTCCTGTTAACTTAAATTTACCTCGTACACCGCGCCTCATAACTTCTTTGCCTGGAACTCGCGCTCAAGCAATTATACAACGCGATCGCGCTGTAACTTCTCCTTCTTACACCCGCGATTATCCCTTGGTTATATCTCGCGGCGAGGGTTGTATGGTGGAAGATGTAGACGGCAATGTGTTTCTAGATATGACCGGAGGTATCGCCGTTACCGCCACCGGACACGCCCACCCGGAAGTCGTCAAGGCAATTCAAGAACAGTCGGCGCGTTTGCTGCACATGTCGGGGACAGATTTTTATTATGAACCGATGGTGGAATTAGCAGAAAAATTGGCTGTTCGCGCCCCGTTTCCCCAGCCACAAAATAACGCTGCATTTCCCGCCAAGGTCTTTTTCACTAATTCCGGGGCAGAATCCAACGAAGGAGCGATTAAACTAGCTCGATATTATACCAAGCGATCGCTAATCATCGCATTCTTAGGCGCATTCCACGGACGCACCTATGGCGCAATGTCCCTCACTGGTTCCAAAGCAGTGCAGCGAGCCAATTTTGGGCCTTTAGTTCCTGGGGTAACTCATATCCCCTACGGCACTCACGCAAGCTTAGATTACTTAGAAAAACAGCTATTTACAACAGTTTTACCACCGCAAGAAGTAGCGGCAATTGTAGTCGAAGCGATTCAAGGAGAAGGTGGATATATCGTACCAGAGGATGGTTTTTTAAAACGGATTCGGGAAATTTGCGATCGCCACGGTATCTTGATGGTAGTGGATGAAGTGCAAGCCGGGATGGGGCGGACTGGTCGTTTATTTGCCATCGAGCATTGGGGAGTAATGCCTGATATTATTACTACCGCCAAAGGTATCGCCAGCGGTCTGCCTTTGGGAGCGATACTTGCTAGACCAGAGTTAATGACTTGGCCTCCTGGTTCTCACGCTACCACATTCGGCGGTAATCCCGTAGCTTGTGCAGCTGGTATTGCCACCCTGAAACTGCTAGAAAGTGGTTTAATGACCAACGCTACCGAGATGGGAGAATTATTACAAACTGGACTTACCGAATTACATCATAAATTTCCCAGAGTATCGCCGCCACGAGGTAAAGGTTTAATGGTTGCGGTGGACTTATTAGATGAAGCAGGTAATCTCGATAATAAACTGCGCGATCGCATTATCCAAGAATCTTTTTTGCGAGGTTTATTATTGCTAGGTTGTGGTAAAGCCGCAATTCGTTTTTGTCCACCTCTAGTTATCGACAGCGACCAAATTCAAACCGCCCTCCAAATTCTCTCAGACATCTTGTAA
- a CDS encoding aldehyde dehydrogenase family protein: MITPLSCRNYINGQWLTAVEEGILESRNPADRTELVATFPRSQAKDVDTAVAAARKAYHSWRKIPAPARAEYIFRVGEILLQHKEELAQLISREMGKPLTEARGDVQEGIDCAFYTAGEGRRLFGQTTPSEMPNKFAMTVRMPIGVCALITPWNFPVAIPCWKAMPALVCGNTVILKPAEDTSACATKLIEIFQQAGLPPGVINLVHGVGEEAGKALVEHPDVDLVSFTGSSQTGAFVGATCGRTHKRVCLEMGGKNAQVVMEDADLELALDGAVWGAFGTTGQRCTATSRLILHRDIKEKFTAMLYERASKLRLGAGYDPDTDIGPIINEKQLQQVSKYLDIAREEGAKVLIGGEIASVGELKNGYFFQPTILDDVTPNMRVAREEIFGPVVALIEVSSFEEAIAILNDTNYGLSSSVYTRDINRAFTAMRDIEAGITYINGPTIGAEVHLPFGGVKQTGNGHREAGTTALDVFTEWKSVYVDFSGSLQRAQIDNRNNS, encoded by the coding sequence ATGATAACTCCGCTATCTTGCCGCAATTACATAAACGGTCAATGGTTGACTGCTGTAGAAGAAGGAATTCTCGAAAGCCGCAACCCTGCTGACAGAACCGAACTTGTTGCGACATTTCCCCGTTCCCAAGCTAAGGATGTAGATACAGCGGTAGCCGCCGCCCGCAAAGCGTACCACAGTTGGCGCAAAATCCCAGCCCCAGCTAGGGCAGAATACATTTTTCGCGTCGGGGAAATATTACTCCAACACAAAGAAGAACTTGCCCAGTTAATCAGTCGAGAAATGGGTAAACCCCTGACAGAAGCCAGGGGAGATGTGCAAGAAGGTATTGATTGCGCCTTTTACACTGCTGGTGAAGGACGGCGACTTTTTGGGCAAACCACACCCTCGGAAATGCCGAATAAATTCGCCATGACTGTGCGAATGCCCATAGGTGTCTGCGCTTTGATTACCCCGTGGAATTTTCCAGTGGCAATTCCTTGCTGGAAAGCTATGCCAGCACTGGTGTGCGGTAATACAGTCATCCTCAAACCTGCCGAAGATACATCTGCGTGTGCAACTAAATTGATTGAAATTTTCCAACAAGCAGGTTTACCGCCAGGAGTAATTAACCTGGTGCATGGTGTGGGAGAAGAGGCGGGGAAAGCTTTAGTTGAACATCCCGATGTTGATTTGGTGTCCTTTACTGGTTCTTCCCAAACTGGTGCTTTTGTTGGCGCGACTTGCGGACGCACTCACAAGCGCGTCTGTCTGGAAATGGGCGGCAAAAATGCCCAAGTGGTAATGGAAGATGCTGATTTGGAACTAGCTTTGGATGGTGCAGTGTGGGGTGCTTTTGGCACAACCGGTCAACGGTGTACCGCTACAAGTCGCCTGATTTTACATCGTGACATCAAAGAAAAATTTACTGCTATGCTTTATGAGCGTGCCAGTAAGTTACGCTTGGGTGCTGGCTATGACCCCGATACAGATATCGGGCCGATAATCAATGAAAAGCAACTCCAACAGGTAAGCAAGTATTTAGATATTGCCCGTGAGGAAGGAGCAAAAGTTTTAATTGGTGGGGAAATCGCATCTGTTGGCGAATTAAAAAATGGTTACTTCTTTCAACCGACTATTTTGGATGATGTAACTCCCAATATGCGCGTTGCCCGTGAAGAGATATTTGGGCCAGTGGTGGCATTAATTGAGGTTAGTTCTTTTGAAGAAGCGATCGCCATTCTCAATGATACCAATTACGGTCTTTCTTCTTCAGTTTATACCCGCGATATCAACCGCGCTTTTACTGCCATGCGCGACATCGAAGCAGGTATCACTTATATTAATGGCCCCACAATTGGTGCAGAAGTACACTTACCATTTGGTGGTGTCAAACAAACCGGTAACGGACACCGCGAAGCTGGCACCACTGCTTTAGATGTGTTCACAGAATGGAAAAGCGTTTATGTTGACTTTTCTGGAAGTTTACAACGCGCTCAAATAGACAACAGAAATAATTCGTAA